In Nymphaea colorata isolate Beijing-Zhang1983 chromosome 3, ASM883128v2, whole genome shotgun sequence, a genomic segment contains:
- the LOC116250238 gene encoding vacuolar protein sorting-associated protein 53 A codes for MDKSSALEYINQMFPTEASLSGVEPLIQKLRCEIHRVDAEILAAVRQQSSSGTKAKEDLAAATQAVKELMYKIGEIKGKAEQSEKMVQEICRDIKKLDFAKKHITTTITALHRLTMLVSAVEQLQVLASKRQYKEAAAQLEAANQLCSHFEAYRDVPKITELREKFRSIKQILKSHIFSDFSSLGTVRLKEDGSLIQQLADACLVVDALEPSVREELVKTVCHKELAAYEQIFEGTELAKLDKVERRYAWIKRQLRANEDIWKIFPQAWHVQYLLCIQFCKVTRTQLVEIFSNLKEKPDVGVLLPALHKTLEFEEELAEKFGGGKTSSNKEIGTDSEETDNQKGENGSQTVLDIRKKYEKKLAVHNGSGNDSESENSADLSVTAAGFNFRGIISSCFEAHLTVYVELEEKTLMENLEKLIQDETWETEEGSQTNVLSSSMQVFLIIRRSLKRCSALTKNETLFNLFKVFQKILKAYATKLSIRLPKGGTGIVAAATGTDGQIKVSDRDERVICYIVNTAEYCHKTSGELADSIGKIIDSQFVEAVDMSEVQDEFSAVITKSLMTLVQGLETKFEAEMAAMTRVAWGTIESVGDQSEYVNGINAILTTSIPVLGSLLSPIYFQFFLDKLAASLGPRFYENIYKCKQISETGAQQMLLDTQAVKTILLEIPTLGKQASGAPGYSTFVSREMSKAEALLKVILSPVESVADTYRALLPEGTPSDFQRILELKGLKKTDQQMILDDFNKHSSGIAQQPPPVPTAVLPTSPAVNVSVTAAATTTIATREDVITRAAALGRGAATTGFKRFLALTEAAKDRKDGPFRKLFNQ; via the exons ATGGACAAGTCCAGTGCTCTAGAATATATCAACCAAATGTTCCCAACAG AGGCTTCATTATCTGGAGTAGAGCCACTCATTCAGAAGCTGCGCTGTGAGATTCATCGCGTGGATGCTGAAATATTGGCGGCTGTTAGGCAACAG AGTAGCTCAGGAACAAAAGCAAAGGAAGACTTGGCTGCTGCAACTCAAGCTGTTAAA GAACTTATGTACAAGATTGGGGAAATCAAAGGCAAGGCTGAGCAAAGTGAAAAgatggtacaagaaatttgtcGTGACATCAAAAAGCTTGACTTTGCGAAAAAACATATTACAACAACTATTACTGCTCTGCATCGTCTCACTATGTTAG TTTCAGCTGTGGAACAACTACAAGTGCTGGCTTCCAAGAGGCAGTATAAGGAAGCAGCTGCTCAATTGGAG gCTGCAAACCAGCTGTGCAGTCATTTTGAGGCTTACAGAGATGTGCCAAAAATCACTGAACTGAGAGAAAAGttcagaagcatcaaacaaataCTCAAATCACATATCTTCTCTGATTTCTCTAG TTTAGGGACAGTGAGGCTTAAGGAGGATGGTAGCTTAATCCAGCAGTTAGCTGATGCTTGCTTGGTGGTTGATGCTTTGGAGCCATCAGTAAGGGAAGAGCTAGTCAAAACAGTTTGCCATAAGGAACTAGCAGCATATGAGCAAATTTTTGAAGGCACAG AGCTAGCAAAGCTGGACAAAGTAGAGAGAAGGTATGCATGGATTAAGCGTCAACTGCGTGCTAATGAGGATATCTGGAAGATTTTTCCACAAGCATGGCATGTACAATACTTGCTATGCATACAGTTTTGCAAGGTGACAAG AACACAACTTGTGGAAATTTTTAGCAATCTTAAAGAGAAACCAGATGTTGGTGTCCTGTTGCCT GCTCTTCATAAAACTCTTGAGTTTGAGGAGGAATTGGCTGAGAAGTTTGGTGGAGGAAAGACCAgctcaaacaaagaaattggaaCGGACTCTGAGGAAACTGATAATCAGAAAGGAGAGAATGGTAGCCAGACAGTGCTGGATATACGCAAAAAGTATGAGAAGAAGTTAGCTGTGCACAATGGGAGTGGAAATGATTCT GAGAGCGAGAATTCCGCGGACTTGTCTGTGACTGCAGCAGGG TTCAATTTTCGTGGAATAATTTCATCTTGTTTCGAAGCCCATTTAACCGTGTATGTTGAGTTGGAGGAAAAAACCCTTATGGAAAATTTGGAGAAACTTATACAG GACGAAACTTGGGAAACTGAGGAGGGCAGTCAAACTAATGTTCTCTCAAGTAGCATGCAA GTATTTCTGATAATAAGGAGGAGCTTGAAGCGCTGCAGTGCATTGACCAAGAATGAGAcattgtttaatttatttaag GTATTTCAAAAGATCCTGAAGGCATATGCAACAAAACTTTCTATTAGATTGCCTAAGGGTGGTACAGGAATTGTTGCAGCTGCAACTGGCACAGATGGGCAGATCAAG GTGTCTGACAGGGACGAGAGGGTGATATGCTATATTGTGAATACAGCAGAATACTGTCATAAAACC TCTGGTGAACTTGCTGACAGCATTGGAAAGATTATTGACTCACAATTTGTGGAGGCCGTGGATATGTCAGAGGTTCAG GATGAGTTCTCAGCTGTAATCACCAAATCATTGATGACACTAGTTCAAGGTTTGGAAACCAAATTTGAAGCTGAAATGGCTGCTATGACACGAGTTGCTTGGGGAACAATTGAAAGTGTTGGTGATCAGTCAGA GTATGTCAATGGAATCAATGCAATTCTTACAACGAGTATTCCAGTGCTTGGAAGCCTGCTTTCTCCTATAtactttcaatttttcttgGACAAG TTGGCTGCATCTTTGGGCCCACGCTTCTATGAAAACATATACAAGTGCAAGCAGATATCAGAAACTGGAGCTCAGCAG ATGCTGCTAGATACACAGGCAGTGAAGACAATTCTGTTGGAAATCCCTACTCTCGGAAAGCAG GCCTCTGGTGCCCCTGGCTACTCAACATTTGTCAGCAGGGAGATGAGTAAAGCTGAGGCGCTTCTGAAG GTGATCTTATCTCCTGTTGAATCTGTAGCTGATACATACCGTGCCCTTCTACCTGAAGGGACTCCTTCAGACTTCCAGCGGATACTTGAGCtcaag GGGCTGAAGAAGACGGACCAGCAAATGATACTAGACGATTTCAACAAGCATAGCTCTGGAATCGCACAGCAGCCACCACCAGTTCCAACAGCAGTTTTGCCCACTTCTCCAGCTGTCAATGTATCAGTCACCGCtgctgccaccaccaccattgCTACCAGGGAGGATGTGATCACCCGTGCAGCAGCTCTTGGCAGGGGTGCAGCAACTACTGGCTTCAAGCGATTTCTTGCCCTGACTGAGGCTGCAAAAGACCGCAAAGATGGGCCTTTCCGTAAATTGTTCAATCAGTGA
- the LOC116250670 gene encoding amino acid transporter AVT1H codes for MASQQSKLVEEVNEHQLFNKGEHGEHTIKYKRQVAEIGYKNCCSCLEANNVCNCVMEVDANDDFAKGIVATTGSQEHPDANSSFTHSVINMIGMLIGLGQLSTPYALENGGWSSIFLLVGLGVICAYTSHVMGKCLKQSPKSRNYQDIGELAFGGKGRFVAAFFIYSEIFLALVSYTISLGDNLATIFHNKHIYITWMNISTRHLLTIMAVFISLPSLWLRDFSSISFLSSGGIIMSLMIFATVSWTAISWGAKANHRIPALQLQNIPGISGLYMFSYAGHVVFPDIYRAMKDPSKFTKVSITSFSIVIILYSSLAFMGAKMFGGGVSSQITLSMPPHLIATKIALWATVLTPMTKYALEFAPIAIQLENALPHFMSSRLKHAIRAAIGSFVLLSILFLALTIPYFQYVLGFTGSLISVGVCIILPSLFYIKISGSQISRATIALNVIFIVIGTLLGVFGTISSGKSLLRSISQA; via the exons ATGGCAAGCCAACAGAGCAAACTGGTGGAAGAAGTGAATGAGCATCAGTTATTTAACAAGGGAGAGCATGGAGAACATACAATCAAGTATAAAAGACAGGTAGCAGAGATTGGATACAAGAATTGTTGCTCATGCCTGGAGGCCAACAACGTGTGCAATTGTGTTATGGAGGTTGACGCCAATGACGATTTTGCCAAGGGCATTGTTGCTACCACTGGTAGCCAAGAGCATCCAGATGCTAACAGCTCCTTCACACATTCTGTCATCAATATGATCGGAATGCTGATAG GTCTTGGACAACTATCCACTCCTTATGCTCTGGAGAATGGAGGATGGTCTTCAATTTTCTTGCTCGTAGGCCTTGGTGTGATTTGTGCATACACAAGCCATGTGATGGGAAAATGCCTCAAACAGAGTCCCAAATCAAGGAATTACCAGGATATAGGAGAGCTAGCCTTTGGAGGAAAAGGAAGATTTGTTGCtgcttttttcatttattctgAGATTTTCCTGGCCTTGGTGTCCTACACGATCTCTTTGGGGGACAATTTAGCTACAATATTCCACAACAAACACATCTACATAACATGGATGAACATATCAACTCGTCATCTTCTAACCATTATGGCAGTCTTCATTTCCTTGCCAAGTCTGTGGTTGAGGGACTTCTCCTCTATCTCCTTTCTGTCTTCCGGCGGTATAATCATGTCGCTTATGATTTTTGCCACTGTAAGCTGGACTGCAATTAGTTGGGGTGCCAAGGCTAATCATAGAATACCAGCACTTCAACTCCAGAACATCCCAGGAATCTCCGGCCTCTACATGTTCAGCTATGCAGGCCATGTTGTATTCCCCGACATTTATAGAGCCATGAAAGATCCTTCCAAGTTTACAAAG GTATCAATCACAAGCTTCTCCATTGTTATCATCCTATACTCATCCCTTGCGTTCATGGGAGCTAAAATGTTCGGAGGAGGAGTAAGCTCTCAAATTACACTAAGTATGCCCCCCCATCTAATTGCTACAAAGATTGCACTGTGGGCTACTGTTTTGACACCCATGACCAAATATGCCCTTGAATTTGCACCAATTGCCATCCAACTAGAAAATGCACTCCCCCACTTCATGAGTTCTCGTTTAAAACATGCTATAAGGGCCGCCATAGGTTCATTTGTCCTCCTTAGCATCCTTTTCCTAGCCCTTACGATCCCCTACTTCCAATATGTTCTAGGATTTACAGGCTCACTTATCAGTGTTGGTGTCTGCATCATCTTACCctctttgttttatataaagATTTCTGGATCTCAAATTTCAAGGGCCACTATTGCACTCAATGTCATATTCATAGTAATTGGTACTTTGTTGGGAGTGTTTGGCACAATATCATCTGGGAAATCACTCCTAAGGAGCATTTCACAAGCGTAA